Genomic DNA from Vibrio sp. SNU_ST1:
GCCGCCCCTTTAATAACCGTGCCGTCAATAGGAATAGCGACACCAGGGCCGAGCTCAATAACATCATTTGGGCTGAGTTTTGATGAATGAACTTGTGTTCTATCTGTACCAGACACTAACCAAACAAGAGTTTCTTGAGGACGCATGAGATCAGCCAATAGCTGATCACTATTGCGGCTTGTCTTTTGCTCCATGTATTCGCCAAGGCTAATTAAGCTCTGAGTCATCATCGCAGTGCTGTAATCTCCGCGCCAAGCGGATAGCCCAACAGCAATAGCATCGAGTACTTCAACTGATACTTCTTTGTTCTTGAGATCTTGAATACCTTCAAACAAAGTAGGTGCAATTAGAGTTGCGGTGCTCATTGCTGCCCATTTGTTAGGAAGTAAGGCTGCGGCGATGGTGCCTATAACATTCATTGCAATATCGCCACGAGTATATTCGTGTTCGGTGTCTTCTTGGTCTGCGTCAGAGAAGTCCAGTTGCATTAGGCGAGATTCAACGGTAGAAGCTTTAAGGAGTTGGGTGTCATACTCCACGACTATCGAATTTGCCTCTTCATTCACGCGAACTTCGTTTATCCCTTGAATTGCGAGTAAACTGGTTGTTATCCAGCACCCAATATCTGAGTATTGTCTGAGTGCCGGAACTTTAAAACGAACTCTTCCTGGAAAGTGATGTTTTACTTGTAGCCCAATCATTCGTCGCCTTTATGCAGGTTGCGGTAGTATTCCAATTCCGCTTGAGTGTCCTCCAAGCGTTCTTTGAGTTCTTCTACTTCGCCTCGTACTGCTGACCATGCTTTTTCTCCAGTCGCGGCAACACCTTTTTTAAATTTCTTATTTGTAAGCAGATAAGCTACGGCGGCACCAGCAGCTATACCCATGGCAAAGTGCGTTTTAGTGTTTTGTTGTTGGTATTGTTGAGGTTGCTCGGTTTGTTCTGGCTGTTGATAGCCGTAGTACGGGTAGCCGTAAGGGTTATTGTTGTTCATTATCTTTGTCCAATTTTTGATCTAGTAAATAAAGCCCAGCAGCACCTACACTTAATATCGTCAGAAGAGAAAGAACAGGGCGTCCGGCCATTTTCTCTGCAATGTAAGTTGTAGATCCTGCAATAGCGCTAGCTTTAATTGCGTCTTTTGTGGCTTCGGCTGCCATGATATTAGTGTCAAGGTGCCCAGTTCTATGTTGCTGCCAGTTTTTAGCAAGTGAAGCGCTGCCACCAGCAATTGCACCAACGAGCATCGCTCGGTTAGCGGTACTGAGTTTGTTGGTTGCGTTACTCATCGTTATTGCTCTTGAATCGCTGGTGTATCGTCATCTGATTTAGAATCAGTTGGCTCTTGTCCTGGTTGCAATGGTTGAATCACAGGTTCTGCTTTATGTCTTTGAACAGAGTCTTGATAGCCTTGTTTGCCTGCTGCATAAGTGTCTTTAAAGATTTCGCTACTCGTTGAAACGTTCTCTTTCACCGTTGAAGCTGTGCTGACTGCTGTTTCTTTTACTGTGTCACCGCCGGTCTTAAGCATGTCGCCAGCGCCTGATACAAGCCCCATTAATTTTCCACGCACGTTATCATTACTTAAAATTAGTGCAGCAGCAGCGCCAACCATTGCGCCTTTCCAAAATTCTTTATCACTCATACCAAAACTTCCTAATATTTCTTTGAATGTGTTTGCGTCTTCACCAAGCGCACCGTCGAGCATCGCTTGCGCTTGATCCATAAATACGTTGTTTTCTTGCTCTGAAGAAGCGCCGTTAGTCGGCGGAACTTGTTGCTGAGGTTGATTAGGTGGCATTCCGTGCTGTTGCCAATGTGGTGGCATCATTCCAGGGTGCATTCCTGTCTGGTGCATAAAAGGAGGATGCATCTGTTGCCCCTGCATCATGAATGGAGGCATTCCCATTGGAGGAGGCATGTTAGGATCCCAATTACCATTTCTCTGGGCTTCAAAGTAGGCATTTGCCATTTCTTTTTGCATGTCCATCATGGCATTGAAATATGCTTGGTAAGGGTTACTCGTCTCGTTACTCAAGGTTATCTCCTTAGAGTTTTAGCTGTTCGGCTAAGGAGTAGCATGCTTGTTCAGCTTCTACTTCTGAGTCTGAAAATAGGGCATCGATAGTTGAAGACTGGATATTATTTGCATCGTATTCAATCACAATACTTCCGGTCGCTACGTTGATTTTGTAATTTTTGAATGCAGGTACGGAGCTAATTGCTTGTTCAATTTCACTGTTTCGAAAGCTTGCAAGGTGTGCAACGATGCCGAGCTTGTACTTTAAGCGAACCCGTCCTGGGATATGATGGCCAATCGATACCCACTTTCTAAGTTTTAAGGCCTTGTCTATATGTTGTTTCATAGCTCAGATTATAATGGTCACATGAAACATATGGCTAAGGACAAGTAATAAATGAGTGATTTAATTGGAGATGTTTTGCTCCAAGTCAAGTTTAATGCTATTTTAGTATTGAGATTGGTTATCATTAAGGTTTTTGTTTCGATGAACACTTACATTCACAGTACAAATCAAAGGCTTAGAGTTAGATCTGATTACATAAAGGGTCACCCAGCTGAGGTTGAAAAACTCATCAACCAGCTAAAAGATATTGACGCGGTGTTCACAATTAAGCATAAGAAGTATGCAGGTTCTGTTGCTATACAGTTTGACCCCAATGATTTGGATTGTGAAAGTCTATTGGAAATACTAGAAAGCCATCACTGGACCCAAAGTGATGAAAGACCATCTTTTGTCGAAAAAGCTATGGTATCTGGTACAAAAACCTTGGTTAAAGGTGCGGCAACCATTGCACTGAATCGCCTAATTGGCTCTTCGGCAAGTCGCGTTGTTATGAGCCTGGCGTAAACTAAAGATTGAAAACAAAAAAGCAGCCGTTGGCTGCTTTTTTGTTTTTGTTCACTTTAACGTTATGCGTAAGCCCTATGCCGTAAGTTGAAACTTTTTTGCTGCACACTTACACAAGCCATTTTGCAGGGCAGGGCATCGTTTACAAGGGGGAGATTTTAGCGGCATACGACCAATAGAGGTGACATTATTTAGTGTCTGGCGACTCTGAGGAGGAGTTAAACCGGAAGAGTTCGCAGCTCGCTTAGGCTCGCTTAAGGTATGCCCTGTACTTGGAGCATCATTTAACCAAGAGATAATCGGGTTCAGTGGCTTTGCCAATTCAGAGACAGCACTTATTGCAACTTGTTCTGCAAGATCTTGGAGTTCATTCTTTGTATTTTGATCGATAGAAAACTTTCGATCGGTGGTTGCTGAAGGGGCATTGCGATTCTTGAGCTTTTTTAGCTGCAATACAGAAGCTGAAGTCGATTTGGAACTCGCCTTTTTATACAGTTTCTTTAATGCCTTCTTTGTTTTCATGAGATTCCTCTGTCTATCTAGAACAGAGTCTATCAATAATAAGAGTACAAATAAATCTCATTTACAAGTGGTGAATAATAGCAGGGTGGGTTAATTGCTATTGAAGCAGAATGGATGCCTCCAACACATGATGTACTTCGTTGCTAAAATGAGGCATTTCGGTCATGATTTTTACTAGCTTACTATCTATAGAATCAGTTTCATTTAGTGATCGAAAACATTGAACAGCCAGATCTGGTTGCTCTTGGATACAGCTCTTCAACGAAGTTAGCTCGACTTTGTTTGCATTTTCAACTTTGGATAAAGCGATATTGATTGCTTCGATATTTATGCTTAACTCTTTGGTTTTTAACATTTTTATTTCACACGTTTCTTATAATGCGCGAACACTAACACACAGGGTAATAATATTTATTGATTAAGGTTAATAAATCGCTCTGTTAGCATTATATTTTGTGATAGGTGGATTTGTTCTTACGAACGGTGAAACGTTTTATTGAGTAGAACGGTGCTTTTGTTTCGTTAGGGGGAGATGTTGGAGCGTGCAGCGGGAATCGAACCCGCATCATCAGCTTGGAAGGCTGAGGTAATAGCCATTATACGATGCACGCACACTGTCTTATGAGTAAGACTGAGGCATCAAGAAGACTGGAGCGTACAGCGGGAATCGAACCCGCATCATCAGCTTGGAAGGCTGAGGTAATAGCCATTATACGATGTACGCACATCGTCTTAACGAGTTTGATAATGCCACATCTAACTGAAAACGAAACCTTTTTCTTTCATTTTTATTCTAAGTGCTCGCATAACCACCACTCCGCTAGTTTTTCCATCATGTTTGACGTTTTCAGAGTGAATAAAATGTGACTAAAGTCTCGTTAAACGTAGGGCGAGAAACAGCCAAAAATCCTCCGCTATTTCTAAGACCCACTCAGTTGGATTTATAAACCTATTTTAGTGGTGTTTCCTCATCATAAAATCAACATGAATACAGGCAATTTGACTGTTAACATAAACTGATTTCCATTCGTATTTTGATGCCCATTAATAACAATCTGGATGCATGATTTTAACTTGCCAGTCTGTCAAAGTATTCATCAAGCGAATCCGAAGCGGGAGGAGTAATAGGTTCCTCTAAGCATTCGAAGAAAAAAGTAACGAATTTAGTTGATAATTCATGCAAAACTCTCGTCATTACGTCTATCGTTTGGTACATTTGCCGCACATTTTGTCTCCCCTAAAATTCCCATGCCTTCTCAGTTCCGAATTAACAAAATTGTTGAAATTGGTGACACTCTTCATCGCAGTGGTTGTGCTCCTTACAAGCTAGAGAAATACACCCAATTCTATGCAAAAAAGCATGGTGTTGATGTGAT
This window encodes:
- a CDS encoding YtxH domain-containing protein; protein product: MNNNNPYGYPYYGYQQPEQTEQPQQYQQQNTKTHFAMGIAAGAAVAYLLTNKKFKKGVAATGEKAWSAVRGEVEELKERLEDTQAELEYYRNLHKGDE
- a CDS encoding YtxH domain-containing protein, coding for MSNETSNPYQAYFNAMMDMQKEMANAYFEAQRNGNWDPNMPPPMGMPPFMMQGQQMHPPFMHQTGMHPGMMPPHWQQHGMPPNQPQQQVPPTNGASSEQENNVFMDQAQAMLDGALGEDANTFKEILGSFGMSDKEFWKGAMVGAAAALILSNDNVRGKLMGLVSGAGDMLKTGGDTVKETAVSTASTVKENVSTSSEIFKDTYAAGKQGYQDSVQRHKAEPVIQPLQPGQEPTDSKSDDDTPAIQEQ
- a CDS encoding HMA2 domain-containing protein; its protein translation is MKQHIDKALKLRKWVSIGHHIPGRVRLKYKLGIVAHLASFRNSEIEQAISSVPAFKNYKINVATGSIVIEYDANNIQSSTIDALFSDSEVEAEQACYSLAEQLKL